The Methylobacterium currus genome contains a region encoding:
- a CDS encoding type II secretion system F family protein, translating to MPRFAYKAYAADGRSRTGRIEAETRQRAVAQLRADGLQVYEIEQAESGPAPFWRRDLFGRDRVNDAARIAFLREFGTLVGAGLTVDRALRLVERQAGPALKPVLADLLERVMAGASLSRAMAAHPQAFPRDMVDIVRAGEATGTLVDVVGSLTASIERRDAVKRHLTSAMIYPALLVAMAVGTVAMIVGVLVPALAPLFEGSGQAPPFAIRAAAWLGETLSATWPFLLGGAALVVVGLVRAWGMPAFAAARARLALRLPLVREIVVGIECGRFCRVLGTLLTAEVPIPDAVAATRPLAGNRVFRRALDEAGRRLAEGGSLASGLSSLKPYAASTLNLIASGEQVNRLGSVLIHAAEMHETETRQRIDRLLALLTPLVTVAIGGLIGGLIISVMGAILSVGQLTQ from the coding sequence ATGCCGCGCTTCGCCTACAAGGCCTATGCGGCGGACGGGCGGTCCCGCACCGGCAGGATCGAGGCCGAGACCCGCCAGCGCGCCGTGGCGCAGCTCCGGGCCGACGGGCTCCAGGTCTACGAGATCGAGCAGGCGGAGTCCGGACCGGCGCCGTTCTGGCGCCGCGACCTGTTCGGGCGCGACCGGGTCAACGACGCCGCCCGCATCGCCTTCCTGCGCGAGTTCGGCACGCTGGTCGGCGCCGGCCTCACCGTCGACCGCGCCTTGCGCCTCGTCGAGCGCCAGGCCGGGCCGGCCCTCAAGCCCGTCCTCGCCGACCTGCTCGAACGGGTGATGGCCGGCGCCTCGCTGTCGCGGGCGATGGCGGCCCATCCGCAGGCCTTCCCGCGCGACATGGTCGACATCGTGCGCGCCGGCGAGGCCACCGGGACCCTCGTCGACGTCGTCGGCTCGCTCACTGCGTCGATCGAGCGCCGCGACGCGGTCAAGCGTCACCTGACCTCGGCGATGATCTACCCGGCGCTCCTGGTCGCGATGGCGGTCGGCACCGTGGCGATGATCGTCGGCGTGCTGGTGCCGGCGCTCGCCCCGCTCTTCGAGGGCAGCGGCCAGGCGCCGCCCTTCGCGATCCGCGCCGCCGCCTGGCTCGGCGAGACGCTCTCGGCCACCTGGCCGTTCCTCCTCGGCGGCGCCGCGCTCGTCGTCGTCGGGCTCGTCCGGGCCTGGGGGATGCCGGCCTTCGCGGCGGCCCGGGCGCGGCTGGCGCTTCGCCTGCCGCTGGTGCGCGAGATCGTGGTCGGCATCGAGTGCGGCCGGTTCTGCCGGGTGCTCGGCACCCTGCTCACCGCCGAGGTGCCGATCCCCGACGCGGTGGCGGCGACCCGCCCGCTCGCCGGCAACCGGGTCTTCCGCCGCGCCCTCGACGAGGCCGGGCGGCGGCTGGCGGAAGGCGGCAGCCTCGCCTCGGGGCTGTCGTCGCTCAAGCCCTACGCCGCCTCGACCCTGAACCTGATCGCCAGCGGCGAGCAGGTGAACCGCCTCGGCAGCGTCCTGATCCACGCCGCCGAGATGCACGAGACCGAGACCCGCCAGCGCATCGACCGCCTGCTCGCCCTGCTCACCCCCCTGGTGACCGTGGCGATCGGCGGCCTGATCGGCGGGCTCATCATCTCGGTGATGGGGGCGATCCTGAGCGTGGGGCAATTGACGCAGTAG
- a CDS encoding lytic murein transglycosylase: MPQIRFAVRAVLALGAVVVLAAPVGAGDFRAFLEELWPAAQSRNISRATFDAAFRGVTPDPAVLARLRRQGEFGRPVWEYLTGAVSAGRIARGRAEAARRAETLAAIEAAYGVPGPVVLAFWGIESDFGASAGTVPVIRALATLAEARHRGELFRDELLAALEILEHHDVAPERMRGSWAGAMGQTQFLPSAYLRSAVDFDGDGRRDIWDSAPDALASIASFLAQAGWRRDLPWGVAVTLPADFDLARYRAPFADFARRGVRALDGGGLPEAGEASLFLPGGAGGPAFLITANFEAIRAYNTSDAYALAVGHLSDRIAGGPALSAPWPTGPRLDQAGLTALQRGLSAKAFYDGPFDGRAGPRLREAVRRYQIAAGLPADGYATPALLEHLRAAR; the protein is encoded by the coding sequence ATGCCCCAGATCCGGTTCGCGGTTCGCGCCGTTCTGGCCCTCGGCGCCGTCGTGGTCCTCGCCGCCCCCGTCGGCGCGGGCGATTTCCGGGCCTTCCTCGAGGAATTGTGGCCGGCGGCCCAATCGCGAAACATCTCGCGTGCGACCTTCGATGCCGCGTTCCGGGGCGTCACCCCGGACCCGGCGGTGCTGGCGCGCCTGCGGCGCCAGGGCGAGTTCGGCCGCCCGGTCTGGGAGTACCTGACCGGCGCGGTCTCGGCCGGCCGTATCGCCCGCGGGCGGGCGGAGGCCGCGCGCCGCGCCGAGACCCTGGCGGCGATCGAGGCGGCCTACGGCGTGCCCGGCCCGGTGGTGCTGGCCTTCTGGGGCATCGAATCGGATTTCGGCGCCAGCGCCGGCACGGTGCCGGTGATCCGGGCGCTCGCCACGCTCGCCGAGGCGCGCCACCGCGGCGAGCTGTTTCGCGACGAGCTGCTGGCGGCGCTCGAGATCCTCGAACACCATGACGTCGCGCCCGAGCGGATGCGCGGCTCCTGGGCCGGCGCCATGGGGCAGACGCAGTTCCTGCCCTCGGCCTATCTGCGCAGTGCGGTCGACTTCGACGGCGACGGACGGCGCGACATCTGGGATTCGGCACCGGACGCGCTGGCCTCGATCGCGAGCTTCCTGGCCCAGGCCGGCTGGCGCCGCGACCTGCCCTGGGGCGTGGCCGTGACGCTGCCGGCGGATTTCGACCTGGCGCGCTACCGTGCCCCGTTCGCCGACTTCGCCCGGCGCGGGGTGCGGGCCCTCGACGGTGGCGGCCTGCCGGAGGCCGGCGAGGCCAGCCTGTTCCTGCCCGGCGGCGCCGGCGGGCCGGCCTTCCTGATCACCGCCAACTTCGAGGCGATCCGTGCCTACAACACCTCGGACGCCTACGCGCTCGCCGTCGGCCACCTCTCCGACCGGATCGCCGGCGGGCCGGCTTTGTCCGCCCCCTGGCCGACCGGCCCGCGCCTCGACCAGGCCGGGTTGACCGCGCTCCAGCGCGGGCTCTCCGCGAAGGCGTTCTACGACGGCCCGTTCGACGGCCGCGCGGGACCACGCTTGCGGGAGGCGGTGCGGCGCTACCAGATCGCGGCGGGCCTGCCGGCGGACGGCTACGCCACCCCTGCCCTGCTGGAGCACCTGCGCGCCGCGCGCTGA
- a CDS encoding GspMb/PilO family protein — translation MRPDLPLAGRPLLLGLAGLALAAALGTGPVLDALGAQDDIALARDRLARAQAAAAAPRSAPPLSAPDEAGLAAAFRARLDALAAERTAMVDGAGIQPDPARPTLPRLSASLRGSAEGLHGLLQALETGSPLIVPEEAELAVERPADPEIGRATVMRLTLAVRGVLLPAPASKTTP, via the coding sequence GTGAGGCCGGATCTTCCCCTCGCCGGGCGTCCGCTGCTCCTCGGCCTCGCCGGGCTGGCTCTCGCCGCCGCCCTCGGGACCGGGCCGGTGCTCGACGCGCTCGGCGCCCAGGACGACATCGCGCTCGCCCGCGACCGCCTGGCCCGGGCGCAGGCCGCCGCCGCGGCCCCGCGCTCGGCGCCGCCTTTGTCCGCACCGGACGAGGCCGGCCTCGCCGCCGCCTTCCGGGCCCGCCTCGACGCGCTCGCGGCGGAGCGGACCGCGATGGTCGACGGCGCCGGGATTCAGCCCGATCCGGCGCGCCCGACCCTGCCGCGCCTCTCGGCCTCCCTGCGCGGCAGCGCGGAGGGCCTGCACGGTCTGCTCCAGGCGCTCGAGACGGGGAGCCCCCTGATCGTGCCGGAGGAGGCCGAGCTTGCCGTCGAGCGCCCGGCCGATCCCGAGATCGGGCGGGCCACCGTGATGCGCCTGACCCTCGCGGTGCGCGGCGTGCTGCTGCCCGCGCCGGCCAGCAAGACCACGCCGTAG
- the galE gene encoding UDP-glucose 4-epimerase GalE — translation MAVLVTGGAGYIGSHMVLALIDAGHEEVVVLDDLSTGFDWALPPEVTLVRGDVADQTLVAETIRRHRIDALAHFAAKIVVPDSVSDPLGYYLANTVKSRALIEAAIGAGVRHVIFSSTAAVYGEPAVVPVPEDLTPNPINPYGRSKLMTEWMLEDAARAHGISYVVLRYFNVAGADPRGRSGQSTPNATHLIKVATQAALGKRGQLEVFGTDYPTPDGSCLRDYIQVSDLAQAHLVALNHLRGGGTSLTLNCGYGRGYSVLEVIDVVKSVSGVDFPVKLSPRRPGDPSRIVAGADRIRAELGWVPQHDDLREIVTQALAWEEALGRRNRV, via the coding sequence ATGGCGGTACTTGTCACGGGCGGCGCGGGCTATATCGGCAGCCACATGGTGCTCGCCCTGATCGACGCCGGACATGAGGAAGTCGTCGTTCTCGACGATCTCTCGACCGGCTTCGACTGGGCGCTGCCGCCGGAAGTCACGCTGGTGCGCGGAGACGTCGCCGACCAGACCCTGGTGGCCGAGACCATCCGCCGTCACAGGATCGACGCGCTGGCGCATTTCGCCGCCAAGATCGTGGTGCCGGATTCGGTGTCGGATCCCCTCGGCTACTACCTCGCCAATACGGTCAAGTCGCGGGCGCTGATCGAGGCGGCGATCGGTGCCGGCGTGCGCCACGTGATCTTCTCCTCGACCGCGGCGGTCTACGGCGAGCCGGCCGTGGTGCCGGTGCCCGAGGACCTCACCCCGAACCCGATCAACCCCTACGGCCGCTCGAAGCTGATGACCGAGTGGATGCTGGAGGACGCCGCCCGCGCCCACGGCATCAGCTACGTGGTGCTGCGCTACTTCAACGTGGCCGGCGCCGACCCGCGCGGGCGCTCGGGCCAGTCGACCCCCAACGCCACGCATCTCATCAAGGTCGCGACCCAGGCCGCCCTCGGCAAGCGCGGCCAGCTGGAGGTGTTCGGCACCGACTACCCGACGCCGGACGGCTCGTGCCTGCGCGACTACATCCAGGTCTCCGACCTGGCCCAGGCGCATCTCGTGGCGCTCAACCACCTGCGGGGCGGGGGGACAAGCCTGACGCTCAATTGCGGCTACGGCCGCGGCTACTCGGTGCTGGAGGTGATCGACGTGGTGAAGTCGGTCTCCGGCGTCGATTTTCCGGTCAAGCTCTCGCCGCGTCGCCCCGGCGACCCGTCGCGGATCGTCGCCGGGGCGGACCGCATCCGGGCCGAGCTCGGCTGGGTGCCGCAGCACGACGACCTGCGGGAGATCGTCACCCAGGCGCTCGCCTGGGAGGAGGCGCTCGGCCGGCGCAACCGGGTCTGA
- a CDS encoding GspE/PulE family protein, whose product MLSIWAGKTRPRPARADRRDAPRSRTDDLRAFVDRLAESDVLDAAGHERALAALDGPGRRPLPLLLTELGLVHEATLVTALSEATGLPILRQEDLPGEPVMPDLLSPDYCARARVLPLAAEAERLVVAVVDPFDGETGQALEHLCDRRVAFRLVGPGSFERAHRAVYGDVAEEGEAGSDDDLARLADVASQAPIVRLAARLVRKAFELSASDIHLEAEEADMRVRYRVDGVLVESERLAKSVQLALTTRIKIQAGLNIAERRLPQDGRMQAPDRGQDVDIRVSTLPTAHGESIVLRVLDGSRRVEDFSALGFDAAAIGEIAAMTSRPNGLVLVTGPTGSGKTTTLYAALRRINGPHLKVVTVEDPVEYRMAGVNQVQAHPGIGLDFAAALRSILRQDPDVVMVGEIRDGETARIAVQAALTGHLVISTLHTNSAPATVTRLMDMGIEPYLIAAVLNGVVAQRLVRRLCGLCAEAAPATPQERLRLGIPPEVPLSLKRARGCPSCNGTGYRGRMVASEIMTLDGELRGLIANRADEQTLTARARAAGMTTLADSARARVLDGGTTLDEVGRVLEGTL is encoded by the coding sequence ATGCTGAGCATCTGGGCGGGCAAGACCCGGCCGCGGCCGGCGCGGGCCGACCGGCGCGATGCGCCGCGCAGCCGCACCGACGACCTGCGCGCCTTCGTCGACCGGCTCGCCGAGAGCGACGTGCTCGACGCCGCCGGCCACGAGCGGGCGCTCGCCGCCCTCGACGGGCCCGGTCGGCGTCCCCTGCCCCTGCTGCTGACGGAGCTCGGCCTCGTCCACGAGGCGACGCTGGTCACCGCCCTGTCGGAGGCGACCGGCCTGCCGATCCTGCGCCAGGAGGACCTGCCCGGCGAGCCGGTCATGCCCGATCTCCTCTCGCCCGATTACTGCGCCCGCGCCCGCGTCCTGCCGCTGGCGGCCGAGGCCGAGCGCCTCGTCGTGGCCGTGGTCGACCCGTTCGACGGCGAGACCGGCCAGGCGCTGGAGCACCTCTGCGACCGGCGGGTGGCCTTTCGCCTCGTCGGCCCGGGCAGCTTCGAGCGGGCCCACCGCGCCGTCTACGGCGACGTCGCCGAGGAGGGCGAGGCGGGGAGCGACGACGACCTCGCGCGGCTCGCCGACGTGGCGAGCCAGGCGCCGATCGTGCGCCTCGCCGCCCGCCTGGTGCGCAAGGCCTTCGAGCTCTCGGCCTCCGACATCCACCTGGAGGCCGAGGAGGCCGACATGCGGGTGCGCTACCGGGTCGACGGCGTGCTGGTCGAATCCGAGCGGCTGGCGAAATCGGTGCAGCTGGCGCTCACCACCCGCATCAAGATCCAGGCCGGGCTCAACATCGCCGAGCGGCGCCTGCCCCAGGACGGGCGCATGCAGGCCCCCGATCGCGGCCAGGACGTCGATATCCGTGTCTCGACCCTACCGACCGCCCACGGCGAAAGCATCGTCCTGCGCGTCCTCGACGGCTCGCGCCGGGTCGAGGATTTTTCGGCGCTGGGCTTCGACGCGGCGGCAATCGGTGAGATCGCCGCGATGACGAGCCGGCCGAACGGCCTCGTCCTCGTCACCGGCCCGACCGGCTCAGGAAAAACCACGACGCTCTACGCGGCGCTCCGCCGGATCAACGGCCCGCATCTCAAGGTCGTCACCGTCGAGGACCCGGTCGAGTACCGGATGGCCGGGGTGAACCAGGTCCAGGCCCATCCCGGGATCGGTCTCGACTTCGCGGCGGCCTTGCGCTCGATCCTGCGCCAGGACCCGGACGTGGTGATGGTCGGCGAGATCCGCGACGGCGAGACCGCCCGCATCGCCGTGCAGGCGGCGCTGACCGGCCACCTCGTCATCTCGACGCTCCACACCAACTCCGCCCCCGCCACCGTGACCCGGCTGATGGATATGGGCATCGAGCCCTACCTCATCGCCGCGGTCCTCAACGGCGTGGTGGCCCAGCGCCTGGTGCGGCGCCTCTGCGGTCTTTGCGCCGAGGCAGCCCCGGCGACGCCGCAGGAGCGCCTGCGCCTCGGCATTCCCCCTGAGGTCCCCCTGAGCCTCAAGCGCGCCCGCGGCTGCCCGTCCTGCAACGGCACCGGCTATCGCGGCCGCATGGTCGCCTCCGAGATCATGACCCTCGACGGCGAGTTGCGCGGGCTGATCGCGAATCGCGCCGACGAGCAGACCCTGACCGCCCGCGCCCGGGCCGCCGGCATGACGACCCTCGCCGACAGCGCCCGGGCGCGGGTGCTCGACGGCGGGACGACCCTCGACGAGGTCGGGCGGGTGCTGGAAGGAACCTTGTAA
- the galU gene encoding UTP--glucose-1-phosphate uridylyltransferase GalU, translated as MKRIRKAVLPVAGLGTRFLPATKAVPKEMLTVVDRPVVQHVVDEAREAGIEHFIFVTGRGKAVIEDHFDMSYELDRTLQERGKHEAYEALKKDLPAAGQTSFTRQQEPLGLGHAVWCAREIVGDEPFAVILPDMLSRGSMVQMLKAYEQHGGNIIAVEEVAPDQTHQYGIVSVGQEFGDTFEITGMVEKPPKGTAPSNYIISGRYILQPEIFSILERGERGAGGEIQLTDGMKRLSETQKFYGMHYRGKTYDTGSKLGFLVANLAYGLERPELRDALKQEIEALLAKG; from the coding sequence ATGAAACGCATTCGCAAAGCCGTCCTCCCGGTCGCGGGCCTCGGCACCCGTTTCCTGCCGGCGACCAAGGCGGTGCCCAAGGAGATGCTGACGGTCGTCGACCGTCCGGTGGTCCAGCACGTGGTCGACGAGGCCCGGGAAGCCGGGATCGAGCATTTCATCTTCGTCACCGGCCGCGGCAAGGCGGTGATCGAGGATCATTTCGACATGTCGTACGAGCTCGACCGCACCCTGCAGGAGCGCGGCAAGCACGAGGCCTACGAGGCGCTGAAGAAGGACCTGCCGGCCGCCGGCCAGACCAGCTTCACCCGCCAGCAGGAGCCCCTCGGCCTCGGCCACGCGGTGTGGTGCGCCCGCGAGATCGTCGGCGACGAGCCCTTCGCGGTGATCCTCCCCGACATGCTCAGCCGCGGCAGCATGGTGCAGATGCTCAAGGCCTACGAGCAGCACGGCGGCAACATCATCGCGGTCGAGGAGGTCGCCCCCGACCAGACCCACCAGTACGGCATCGTCAGCGTCGGCCAGGAATTCGGCGACACCTTCGAGATCACCGGCATGGTGGAGAAGCCGCCGAAGGGCACCGCGCCGTCGAACTACATCATCTCGGGCCGCTACATCCTCCAGCCGGAGATCTTTTCCATCCTCGAGCGCGGCGAGCGCGGGGCGGGCGGCGAGATCCAGCTCACCGACGGCATGAAGCGCCTGTCGGAGACGCAGAAGTTCTACGGCATGCACTATCGCGGCAAGACCTACGATACCGGCTCGAAGCTCGGCTTCCTGGTCGCGAACCTCGCCTACGGCCTCGAGCGGCCGGAGCTGCGCGACGCGCTGAAGCAGGAGATCGAGGCGCTGCTGGCGAAGGGCTGA